The proteins below come from a single Chitinophaga pinensis DSM 2588 genomic window:
- a CDS encoding M15 family metallopeptidase, translating into MKINYRTASRSAIFLLYVILTSNIFTASAQQIPLNKYGLAVVNTVALYKQLAAADSNQVLVDITTFIPGILKDIRYATKANFTHQQLYPNAVVYLRLPAAKALRAVQQELNKKGLGLLIYDAYRPYSITEKMWEIVPDDRYAADPRNGSGHNRGAAVDLTIIYLRSGRPVAMPTDFDDFTEKAHHAYAVADSIVADNRRLLRTTMEKYGFTALSTEWWHYYLKDYKQFPLMDIPFSNIK; encoded by the coding sequence TTGAAAATCAATTACCGGACTGCCTCCAGGTCAGCTATTTTTCTGTTATATGTCATCCTGACAAGCAATATATTTACCGCGTCTGCGCAGCAAATTCCATTGAATAAATATGGGTTAGCTGTCGTGAATACTGTCGCCTTATATAAGCAGCTGGCAGCGGCAGACAGCAACCAGGTATTAGTAGATATCACCACCTTCATTCCCGGTATATTGAAAGACATCCGTTATGCAACCAAAGCCAATTTTACCCATCAGCAACTATATCCCAATGCAGTTGTATACCTGCGTCTACCCGCCGCCAAAGCATTAAGAGCCGTACAGCAGGAGCTTAACAAAAAAGGACTCGGATTATTGATTTATGATGCATACCGCCCATACAGTATCACAGAAAAAATGTGGGAGATCGTACCCGACGATCGTTATGCCGCAGATCCCCGTAATGGTTCAGGGCATAACCGGGGTGCTGCTGTGGACCTTACTATTATTTATTTACGCAGCGGCAGGCCGGTAGCCATGCCTACTGATTTTGACGACTTCACAGAAAAAGCGCATCATGCCTATGCTGTTGCAGACAGTATCGTGGCAGACAACAGAAGACTACTCCGGACAACAATGGAGAAATATGGTTTCACTGCCCTCTCTACAGAATGGTGGCATTATTATCTGAAAGACTACAAACAATTTCCTTTGATGGATATCCCCTTCAGCAATATCAAATAA
- a CDS encoding SDR family NAD(P)-dependent oxidoreductase has translation MNLFRLDNKVAVITGGGSGIGQAIAKVFAAQGADVHIIELNEEGGKQTAAEIAAAGGTAQVHACNVAQQAAVVSTVDKIIAAAGRIDILVNCAGIAHVGKLESTTEEDLDRVYNVNVKGTYNCMFAVIKQMKEQKGGVILNVASIASSVGIPDRFAYSMSKGAVLTMTLSVAKDYINDGIRCNCVSPARVHTPFVDGFITKNYPGKEQEMFDKLSKTQPIGRMAKPDEVGTLALFLCSAEAGFITGCDYPLDGGFIKLNN, from the coding sequence ATGAACCTGTTTAGATTAGACAACAAAGTGGCTGTGATCACCGGTGGTGGCAGCGGCATAGGGCAGGCAATAGCGAAGGTATTTGCGGCGCAGGGCGCTGATGTACATATTATTGAGTTGAACGAGGAAGGCGGTAAACAAACGGCAGCTGAAATTGCAGCAGCGGGCGGTACTGCACAGGTACACGCCTGTAACGTAGCACAGCAGGCGGCTGTAGTCAGCACGGTGGATAAGATCATCGCTGCGGCAGGTCGTATTGATATACTGGTTAACTGTGCCGGTATTGCACACGTGGGCAAACTTGAATCCACTACGGAAGAAGATCTGGACAGGGTATATAATGTGAATGTGAAAGGTACATACAACTGTATGTTTGCGGTGATCAAACAGATGAAAGAACAGAAAGGCGGCGTAATCCTGAATGTGGCTTCCATTGCTTCCAGCGTGGGTATTCCTGACAGGTTTGCATACTCTATGAGTAAGGGTGCGGTACTCACTATGACCCTTTCTGTGGCGAAGGACTATATTAATGACGGTATCCGTTGCAACTGTGTGTCTCCTGCGCGTGTACACACACCATTCGTAGACGGTTTCATCACGAAGAACTACCCTGGTAAAGAGCAGGAAATGTTTGATAAACTGTCAAAAACACAACCGATCGGCCGTATGGCTAAACCTGATGAGGTAGGTACACTGGCTTTATTCCTGTGTTCTGCCGAAGCTGGATTTATCACTGGTTGTGATTATCCTTTGGATGGAGGATTCATCAAGCTGAATAATTAA
- a CDS encoding fumarylacetoacetate hydrolase family protein, which yields MKLIRFGLPGAEKPGIVTEAGTFDVSAFGEDFGEKFLETDGLQRLAAWWEKNSGSCPQVPAGTRLGAPLQRPSKIICIGLNYADHAKETNAQIPQEPIVFFKSTSSLVGPNDDLTIPRNSEKTDWEVELAVVIGKKASYVEEKDALDYIAGYALHNDYSERAFQLERGGQWVKGKSCDTFAPLGPWLVTKDEVKDVDNLRLWLTVNGKTMQDGTTANLIFKIPFLVSYLSQFMTLLPGDVISTGTPAGVGLGMNPQVYLKAGDVIELGIDGLGTSKQTAVAFK from the coding sequence ATGAAACTGATCAGATTTGGATTACCAGGTGCAGAAAAACCAGGTATCGTAACAGAAGCAGGTACATTCGATGTAAGTGCATTTGGTGAAGACTTTGGTGAGAAGTTCCTGGAGACAGACGGTTTACAGCGTCTGGCTGCATGGTGGGAAAAAAACAGTGGCAGTTGTCCGCAGGTACCGGCAGGTACCCGTCTTGGAGCTCCTTTACAGCGTCCTTCCAAGATCATTTGCATTGGTCTGAACTATGCTGACCACGCAAAAGAAACAAACGCACAGATCCCACAGGAGCCAATCGTATTCTTCAAGAGTACTTCCTCCCTGGTAGGTCCTAATGATGATCTGACCATTCCACGTAACAGTGAGAAAACCGACTGGGAAGTGGAACTGGCAGTAGTGATCGGTAAGAAAGCCAGCTACGTTGAAGAAAAAGACGCATTGGACTATATCGCCGGTTATGCTTTACACAACGATTACAGCGAACGTGCATTCCAGCTGGAACGCGGCGGACAGTGGGTAAAAGGTAAAAGCTGTGATACATTCGCTCCGCTGGGCCCATGGCTGGTAACTAAAGATGAAGTAAAAGATGTGGATAACCTGCGCCTCTGGCTGACCGTAAATGGTAAGACGATGCAGGACGGTACTACTGCTAACCTGATCTTCAAAATACCTTTCCTGGTTTCTTATCTGAGCCAGTTTATGACCCTGCTGCCAGGAGATGTAATCTCTACCGGTACGCCAGCAGGCGTTGGTCTGGGTATGAATCCACAGGTATACCTGAAAGCTGGAGACGTGATTGAACTGGGTATTGACGGACTGGGTACTTCAAAGCAGACAGCGGTTGCATTTAAATAA
- a CDS encoding L-rhamnose mutarotase encodes MKRYCLALDLVNDPVLIAEYEAYHREIWPEIRKSIVDSGITNMEIYRIMDRLFMIMEVNESFSFDAKGAADAANPKVQEWEKLMWKYQQALPVAKPGEKWVMMDRIFSLQ; translated from the coding sequence ATGAAACGTTATTGCCTCGCGCTGGATCTCGTAAACGATCCTGTGCTGATAGCGGAATACGAAGCCTATCATCGTGAGATATGGCCTGAAATAAGAAAGAGTATCGTTGACAGCGGTATCACCAATATGGAGATCTATCGCATCATGGACCGTCTTTTTATGATCATGGAAGTAAACGAAAGTTTCTCTTTTGATGCAAAAGGAGCGGCGGATGCGGCGAATCCTAAAGTGCAGGAATGGGAAAAGCTGATGTGGAAATATCAGCAGGCCCTGCCGGTAGCTAAACCCGGTGAGAAATGGGTGATGATGGACAGGATTTTTTCGCTACAGTAA
- a CDS encoding amidohydrolase family protein — protein MIIDAHQHFWQYHPVKDAWITDDMKVIQEDFLPQHLLPVLQENGVDGCVAVQADQSETETGFLLALADQHAFIRGVVGWVDLRAENLSDRLAHYRQYEKLKGFRHIVQGEPDPSFILREDFCKGIRALAAHDFTYDILVYPVQLPAVATFVQQFPDQRLVIDHMAKPYFKTGDISAWETHMRAIAQQPNVYCKLSGLVTEADWQKWELSHFAPFLDVALDAFGAERLMFGSDWPVCKLAASYTEVKAIITDYISRLSDAERAGIMGGNAVRFYGL, from the coding sequence ATGATTATAGACGCACACCAGCATTTCTGGCAATATCACCCTGTAAAGGATGCCTGGATCACAGACGATATGAAAGTGATTCAGGAAGATTTCCTGCCGCAGCACCTTTTACCTGTATTACAGGAGAATGGTGTGGATGGCTGTGTTGCTGTACAGGCAGACCAGTCAGAAACTGAAACCGGCTTTCTGCTGGCACTTGCAGATCAACACGCTTTTATCAGAGGAGTAGTAGGATGGGTGGACCTTCGGGCGGAAAATCTTTCCGACAGACTGGCCCATTACCGCCAGTATGAAAAACTGAAAGGATTCCGTCATATTGTGCAGGGAGAACCTGATCCTTCCTTTATTCTCAGGGAGGATTTCTGTAAGGGAATAAGGGCGCTGGCTGCACATGATTTCACATACGACATACTGGTGTATCCTGTGCAATTGCCTGCAGTTGCAACGTTTGTACAACAGTTCCCTGATCAGCGGCTGGTCATAGATCATATGGCAAAGCCTTACTTCAAAACAGGTGATATCAGTGCCTGGGAAACACATATGCGGGCAATCGCGCAGCAACCTAATGTTTACTGTAAACTCAGTGGACTGGTAACAGAAGCGGACTGGCAGAAATGGGAACTTTCTCATTTTGCTCCTTTCCTGGATGTTGCGCTCGATGCTTTTGGCGCTGAACGACTGATGTTTGGTTCCGACTGGCCGGTATGTAAGCTGGCTGCCAGCTATACAGAAGTGAAAGCAATTATTACCGATTATATCAGCCGTCTTTCCGATGCGGAAAGAGCGGGCATTATGGGCGGAAATGCGGTGAGGTTCTACGGACTGTAG
- a CDS encoding SDR family oxidoreductase — protein sequence MDLGLKDKVFIVTGGAKGIGEAISKLIAAEGGITVIAGRSTEDNNKTVEAIIAAGGQAVEVTAELGEADACKRVIDFTVQRFGRIDGLVNNAGVNDGVGLESGSPEKFMASLQKNISHYYNLAHYALPYLKQTKGNIVNIGSKVADTGQGNTSGYAASKGGINALTREWAVELLPYGIRVNTVIPAEVWTPLYETWINSLPNPDEKLAAIVAKIPYEKRMTTSEEIANMTVFLLSGVSSHTTGQIVYVDGGYTHLDRSIS from the coding sequence ATGGATCTTGGATTAAAAGACAAAGTATTTATAGTAACGGGTGGTGCAAAAGGAATAGGAGAGGCGATATCCAAACTGATTGCCGCTGAAGGTGGTATTACTGTTATTGCCGGCAGAAGCACGGAGGATAACAATAAAACTGTTGAAGCGATCATCGCTGCCGGCGGACAGGCAGTAGAAGTTACCGCTGAACTGGGAGAAGCAGATGCCTGCAAACGTGTGATTGATTTCACTGTACAGCGTTTCGGACGTATTGACGGACTGGTAAACAATGCCGGTGTGAATGATGGGGTAGGACTGGAAAGTGGTAGCCCGGAGAAATTTATGGCTTCATTGCAGAAGAACATCTCCCATTACTACAACCTGGCGCATTACGCATTGCCATACCTGAAACAAACAAAAGGTAATATTGTCAATATCGGATCTAAAGTGGCGGATACCGGTCAGGGTAATACTTCCGGTTATGCAGCATCCAAAGGTGGTATCAATGCGCTGACACGTGAGTGGGCGGTGGAACTGCTGCCTTATGGTATTCGTGTTAATACAGTGATCCCTGCGGAAGTATGGACGCCGCTGTATGAAACCTGGATCAATTCTTTACCTAATCCGGACGAGAAACTGGCTGCTATTGTTGCCAAAATTCCTTACGAAAAACGTATGACTACATCCGAAGAAATAGCGAATATGACCGTATTCCTGTTATCAGGTGTGTCTTCTCATACCACCGGCCAGATCGTGTACGTGGATGGTGGTTATACACATCTGGACAGATCCATCAGCTAG
- the fucP gene encoding L-fucose:H+ symporter permease, with protein sequence MAGAAMPTSTVKANIDTKKSYLFPFILVTSLFFLWALIHNMSPILIPHLKKACQLTDMQSAFIDSAVFAAYFLMALPAGAVMKRFGYKAGIILGLCLYALGAFLFLPAASTRDYSFFLGALFIIATGLTFLETAANPYVSVLGSPETATTRLNLAQSFNGVGAMIAPILGAKFILSGTELSKEQLAAMSPDVLQQYLVGEASTVKIPYLVIGIVVLMIAALFVVTKMPEVVEPEDEKFDETAGTKGSIFRHRHLIAAVVTMFFYIGGQVGVNAFFIRFAKYTAGIGEKEAAVLLGSVAGLGFMIGRFFGTFLMRTIKPQTLLSLYGVVNVALILIAMMTKGQIAVWTVLAVPFFMSIMFPTIFSLGIKGLGGDTKFGSSLIIMSIVGGAIFPPLMGLISDNSNIQMAYILPLICFAVVVWFGTKGYKLDKAH encoded by the coding sequence ATGGCCGGAGCCGCAATGCCCACTTCCACAGTTAAGGCAAACATCGATACAAAGAAGAGTTACCTGTTCCCGTTTATACTGGTGACGAGTTTATTTTTTCTATGGGCGCTGATCCACAATATGAGCCCTATCCTTATTCCACACCTGAAGAAGGCTTGTCAGCTGACAGACATGCAATCTGCATTTATTGATTCTGCTGTCTTCGCGGCCTACTTCCTGATGGCATTGCCGGCAGGTGCGGTTATGAAAAGGTTCGGATATAAGGCGGGTATTATTCTGGGCCTCTGCCTGTACGCATTGGGTGCATTTCTTTTTCTTCCGGCCGCCAGCACCCGTGATTACAGCTTCTTCCTGGGCGCTTTGTTTATTATCGCTACCGGTCTTACTTTCCTTGAAACGGCTGCAAATCCTTATGTGTCAGTATTGGGTAGTCCTGAGACAGCTACTACCCGTCTGAACCTCGCCCAATCCTTTAATGGTGTGGGTGCGATGATAGCACCGATATTAGGCGCAAAATTTATTCTTTCCGGTACGGAACTTTCTAAAGAACAACTGGCTGCCATGTCTCCGGACGTCTTACAGCAATATCTTGTAGGAGAAGCGAGTACCGTAAAGATTCCCTACCTCGTGATCGGCATAGTGGTATTAATGATCGCGGCACTTTTTGTTGTGACAAAAATGCCGGAAGTAGTTGAGCCGGAAGATGAAAAGTTTGATGAAACAGCAGGTACAAAAGGTAGCATCTTCAGACACAGACACCTGATTGCTGCGGTCGTGACAATGTTCTTTTATATCGGCGGACAAGTCGGTGTAAATGCTTTCTTTATCCGTTTTGCGAAGTATACTGCGGGTATTGGTGAAAAAGAAGCTGCCGTGTTGCTGGGTTCTGTAGCAGGACTTGGCTTTATGATTGGTCGTTTCTTTGGTACTTTCCTGATGCGTACGATCAAGCCGCAAACATTACTTTCACTCTATGGTGTGGTGAATGTGGCGCTGATCCTGATCGCTATGATGACCAAAGGACAGATCGCTGTCTGGACTGTGCTGGCGGTACCGTTCTTCATGTCTATCATGTTCCCAACTATATTCTCATTGGGTATCAAGGGCCTGGGAGGTGATACGAAATTCGGTTCTTCACTGATCATTATGTCTATCGTAGGTGGCGCTATTTTCCCGCCACTGATGGGATTGATCTCTGATAATTCCAATATCCAGATGGCCTATATTCTGCCATTGATCTGTTTTGCAGTGGTGGTATGGTTTGGTACAAAAGGGTACAAACTCGATAAAGCACACTAG
- a CDS encoding O-methyltransferase, with product MTQDILQQYPDHYQYIVDATNASGFTMASDPLTCSLLRSLAAAKPYGSFLELGTGTGLSTSWILDGMDKESTLISVDNAQEYLDIAIRFLNDDSRIKLVNADGGEWLKENRRRKFDFIFADTWHGKYLMLDETLAMLNKGGLYIIDDMLPQSNWPEGHQEKATQLIKDLEAREDLVLTKQVWASGIIIGVKK from the coding sequence ATGACACAGGACATACTCCAGCAATACCCTGACCACTATCAGTACATTGTTGACGCAACGAACGCATCCGGATTTACGATGGCCTCTGACCCACTGACATGCTCCCTGCTCCGCAGCCTGGCGGCGGCTAAACCTTATGGCAGCTTTCTCGAATTAGGTACAGGTACCGGACTCTCTACCTCATGGATTCTGGATGGTATGGATAAAGAAAGTACACTGATATCAGTTGATAATGCACAGGAATACCTGGATATCGCCATCCGTTTCCTGAACGATGACAGCAGAATAAAACTCGTCAATGCTGACGGAGGCGAATGGTTAAAAGAAAACAGACGCCGCAAATTTGATTTCATTTTTGCTGATACCTGGCACGGAAAATACCTGATGCTGGATGAAACACTGGCCATGCTGAACAAAGGCGGACTTTATATCATTGACGATATGCTGCCGCAATCCAACTGGCCGGAAGGACACCAGGAAAAAGCCACCCAGCTGATAAAAGACCTGGAAGCAAGGGAAGACCTGGTACTGACAAAACAGGTATGGGCGTCGGGAATTATCATTGGTGTTAAGAAATAA
- a CDS encoding MbnP family protein: MKRLLSLIFLFTYTGTAAQQVQLDINHVVGGLPMQLKTGSYNNVAGDTFHITLFSYYLSNFSLSDATGKTVAAEKAYFLVSEDSIPSRHLLLQQCPEGRYTQLTFMIGVDSILNFSGPQSGALDPMYGMFWTWNSGYIMAKLEGNSPSSRLPNHMIQFHIGGYCAPHVTQRMVTLTLPEPLVVRQGKTPQLSLEADAATWFKGDYKVSFRQLAGFMAPGTAADRIADNYQHMFSVKQIVNQ; this comes from the coding sequence ATGAAGCGCCTGTTATCTCTGATATTCCTGTTTACCTATACGGGCACAGCCGCACAGCAGGTGCAGCTGGATATCAACCACGTGGTAGGAGGGCTGCCGATGCAACTGAAAACGGGCTCCTACAATAATGTCGCAGGCGATACCTTCCATATTACGCTGTTCAGCTATTACCTGAGTAATTTCTCTCTCTCTGATGCAACCGGAAAGACAGTGGCTGCGGAGAAGGCTTATTTTCTTGTCAGTGAAGATAGCATCCCTTCCAGGCATTTACTGTTGCAGCAATGTCCGGAGGGGCGTTATACCCAGCTGACTTTTATGATAGGCGTGGATAGTATATTGAATTTCAGCGGTCCGCAATCAGGGGCGCTTGATCCGATGTACGGGATGTTCTGGACCTGGAATAGCGGCTATATCATGGCCAAACTGGAAGGTAATTCTCCTTCCTCCCGTTTACCTAACCATATGATCCAGTTCCATATAGGTGGCTACTGTGCCCCGCATGTTACACAGCGGATGGTGACCCTGACACTGCCGGAACCTTTGGTTGTACGCCAGGGAAAGACGCCGCAATTGTCATTGGAAGCAGATGCTGCGACCTGGTTTAAAGGTGATTATAAAGTCAGTTTCAGACAGTTAGCCGGATTTATGGCCCCGGGTACAGCGGCGGACAGGATCGCGGATAATTATCAGCATATGTTTTCCGTTAAGCAAATAGTAAATCAGTAA
- a CDS encoding cytochrome-c peroxidase encodes MTRKVIYLLCAFCLWYWLMGGDRDALTAHSPVVEYYQLKIPDSLPPPVYNFKNNPLTKEGIALGRHLFYDPKLSVDSSISCGFCHQQFAGFGHYDHALSHGVLGRTGNRSVPTLFNLIWQKDFMWDGGVNHLDIQPLTPITDENEMGMDLKALIDRLQGNQTYKRLFKAAYGSETVTSERMFKALSQFMATMLSFESKYDSVMRREPGVTFTAEEQGGYRTFMQKCASCHKPPLFTDYSLRNNGLPYLPSMNDVGRMRISNNTADYLKFKVPSLRNVLVSSPYMHDGRFFDIFQVFDMYDHGQEKGNTIDPLVKNGIPLNPKEQRQLYMFLNTLTDKKFLKNQDFSEILITD; translated from the coding sequence ATGACCCGGAAAGTGATATATCTGCTTTGTGCTTTCTGCCTGTGGTACTGGCTCATGGGAGGAGATCGTGATGCGTTGACGGCTCATTCTCCGGTAGTGGAATACTACCAGCTGAAAATACCGGACAGTCTGCCTCCGCCGGTATACAATTTCAAAAACAACCCGCTTACAAAAGAAGGGATCGCCCTGGGCAGACACCTGTTTTATGATCCCAAGCTCTCCGTAGACAGTTCTATTTCCTGTGGTTTCTGCCATCAGCAGTTTGCTGGTTTTGGCCACTATGACCATGCCCTTAGTCATGGAGTGTTAGGCAGAACGGGCAACCGGTCTGTACCGACCTTGTTCAACCTGATCTGGCAGAAGGACTTTATGTGGGATGGCGGCGTCAATCATCTCGATATTCAGCCTTTAACGCCTATTACAGACGAGAACGAGATGGGGATGGATCTCAAGGCGTTAATTGATCGTTTGCAGGGAAATCAGACCTATAAGCGGCTTTTTAAGGCAGCCTATGGTTCAGAAACCGTAACCAGTGAACGGATGTTCAAGGCCTTGTCACAATTTATGGCGACCATGCTTTCTTTTGAGTCTAAATATGATAGTGTTATGCGCCGGGAGCCAGGGGTGACTTTTACGGCAGAGGAGCAGGGCGGATATCGTACGTTCATGCAGAAATGTGCCAGTTGCCATAAGCCGCCTTTGTTCACTGATTACAGTCTGCGGAACAACGGACTGCCGTATCTGCCTTCTATGAATGATGTGGGCCGTATGCGTATCTCCAATAACACAGCAGATTACCTGAAGTTTAAGGTGCCTTCGCTGCGCAATGTACTGGTTAGTTCGCCCTACATGCACGACGGGCGTTTCTTTGATATTTTCCAGGTATTTGATATGTACGATCACGGGCAGGAAAAGGGGAATACCATTGATCCTCTTGTGAAGAATGGTATCCCCCTGAATCCGAAAGAACAGCGTCAGCTGTATATGTTTCTGAATACGTTGACCGACAAAAAATTTCTTAAGAACCAGGACTTCAGCGAAATCCTGATCACCGATTAA
- a CDS encoding DUF4954 family protein, which produces MNVIQKKPLTELGYNFVAAPYLPEGKDEYYLRNSQLGKQQTNYRKLTALEIEILVRNDNTSDDWNNIFVANEFNPQLVKHCHFFGVVRIGKLEPYYLEFHNLRLPVGLYNSTISSCDFGDNAVIHNVNYLSHYIIGNEVIICNVNEMTTTDHAKFGNGIVKEGESESLRIWLELCNENGGRSVMPFDGMLPGDAWLWTRNRDDAALQQQFKVFTENQFDKKRGYYGMVGDRSVIKNCKIIKDVTIGTDAYLKGANKIKNVTINSSAEATSQIGEGCELVNGIVGYGCRVFYGVKAVRFVMASHSQLKYGARLINSYLGNNATISCCEVLNSLIFPAHEQHHNNSFLCAALIMGQSNMAAGATIGSNHNSRGADGEVIAGRGFWPGLCVSLKHNSRFASFMLIAKGTYMYEMDVPFPFSLVLNDEQHNTLRIMTGYWFMHNMYALARNSWKYIDRDKRTDKTQLIEYDYLAPDSVEEMIHSMALMEIATGQAWYLKFEHDNASLSVHDFQEKGKDLLLHDPEEAGKLQIYAANVENSSRKVQLLKVHRSYPLFKELINLYAIRNIFSYIAQDETHNFTTLRGIVETAERGPWHNVGGQLMKEETLADLKNQIRTGTIKGWAELHENYRIIGAHYATDKLQHAIASLLHIEEKKARDFTPAFLKECLLQSLHMQTYLTENIYRSRAKDYQNPFRQMTYENEAEMEAVVGKLDDNSFIQQTLADLATYKQQVSTLIEQWKL; this is translated from the coding sequence ATGAATGTAATACAGAAGAAGCCACTCACCGAGTTAGGCTACAATTTTGTAGCGGCTCCTTATTTGCCTGAAGGCAAAGACGAGTATTACCTGCGGAACAGTCAACTGGGCAAACAGCAAACCAACTACCGTAAACTCACGGCGCTTGAGATTGAAATACTCGTGCGTAATGATAATACCTCAGATGACTGGAATAACATTTTTGTTGCCAACGAATTCAATCCGCAACTGGTAAAACACTGCCACTTCTTTGGAGTCGTACGTATCGGGAAACTGGAACCTTACTATCTTGAATTCCATAACCTGAGACTACCCGTTGGACTGTACAACAGCACGATCTCCTCCTGCGATTTCGGCGATAATGCAGTCATCCATAATGTCAACTACCTCTCTCATTATATTATCGGCAACGAAGTGATCATCTGCAATGTCAATGAAATGACAACCACTGATCACGCCAAATTCGGTAACGGTATCGTGAAAGAAGGCGAGTCAGAATCACTACGTATCTGGCTGGAACTATGTAATGAAAATGGTGGCAGAAGCGTCATGCCTTTCGATGGTATGTTACCGGGAGATGCATGGCTCTGGACACGCAATCGCGACGATGCCGCCCTGCAACAACAGTTCAAGGTATTCACAGAAAATCAGTTTGACAAAAAACGCGGTTACTACGGTATGGTAGGCGACCGCAGCGTGATCAAGAACTGTAAGATCATCAAAGATGTGACCATTGGTACAGACGCTTATCTGAAAGGCGCCAATAAGATCAAAAATGTCACGATCAACAGTTCCGCAGAAGCCACCAGCCAGATCGGAGAAGGCTGCGAACTGGTAAACGGTATCGTAGGTTATGGCTGTCGCGTATTTTATGGTGTAAAAGCCGTACGTTTTGTAATGGCCTCCCATTCACAGCTGAAATATGGTGCACGTCTGATCAACTCCTACCTGGGTAACAATGCAACGATCTCCTGTTGTGAAGTACTGAACTCATTGATATTCCCGGCACATGAGCAACACCATAACAACTCCTTCCTGTGCGCAGCACTGATCATGGGACAAAGTAATATGGCCGCCGGCGCTACCATAGGATCTAACCATAACTCACGCGGCGCGGACGGAGAAGTCATTGCAGGTCGGGGCTTCTGGCCGGGGCTCTGTGTGAGTCTCAAACACAACTCGCGCTTCGCCAGCTTTATGCTGATAGCCAAAGGCACCTACATGTATGAAATGGATGTGCCTTTCCCATTCAGTCTCGTACTGAATGACGAACAGCACAATACCCTCCGGATCATGACGGGCTACTGGTTCATGCACAACATGTATGCACTGGCCCGTAATTCCTGGAAATATATTGACCGCGATAAACGTACAGATAAAACACAGCTGATAGAATACGATTACCTGGCGCCAGACAGCGTAGAAGAAATGATTCATTCAATGGCGCTCATGGAGATCGCAACCGGTCAGGCATGGTACCTGAAATTTGAACATGATAACGCTTCCCTGTCTGTTCACGACTTCCAGGAAAAAGGAAAAGATCTGCTGCTGCACGACCCGGAAGAAGCGGGTAAATTACAGATTTATGCCGCTAATGTGGAAAACAGTTCGCGTAAAGTACAACTGCTGAAAGTACACCGTTCATATCCACTCTTCAAAGAACTGATCAACCTCTATGCTATCAGGAATATATTCAGCTATATCGCACAGGATGAAACACATAATTTCACAACGCTGCGCGGTATTGTTGAAACAGCAGAAAGAGGTCCATGGCATAATGTAGGCGGACAACTGATGAAAGAAGAAACGCTGGCGGATCTGAAAAATCAGATACGTACAGGCACTATCAAAGGTTGGGCTGAACTGCATGAAAACTACAGGATAATCGGCGCTCACTATGCAACAGATAAACTGCAACATGCGATTGCTTCCCTGTTACATATAGAAGAGAAAAAAGCCAGGGATTTCACCCCTGCTTTCCTGAAAGAATGCCTGCTGCAATCCCTGCATATGCAGACCTATTTAACGGAAAATATTTATCGCTCCCGCGCAAAAGATTATCAGAATCCGTTCCGTCAGATGACTTACGAAAATGAAGCTGAAATGGAAGCTGTAGTCGGTAAACTGGATGATAACAGTTTCATTCAGCAGACACTGGCAGATCTGGCGACTTACAAACAACAGGTAAGTACGCTGATAGAGCAATGGAAACTGTAA